The following is a genomic window from Hyphomicrobiales bacterium.
AGACGCCCGACGATGGGCGCGTCGTCGGAGGGCCGTCTTCGAACCGCCGTTCCGGCGCTGCCTTCGCCCAGCGCCCATCCCCTGATCCGGCAAACCATGACGCCGCTCCTGCCCTCTGCCTGCGCCGCGGCATAGAGCTCGGATCCCGGCCCCACCTGCTCGATATCGCTTGTGTCGCGATCCTCAGGCGAGGCGGTGTAGATACGAACCTCCGAGACCACCCGACGGTGATCCGTCGTCTTCAGCGCGACTTCGACCGTCTGGCCGAAATCGAAAGCGTTTCCGGGCGTCCAGGGCGTATCGGCGCCTTTCGGAAACGCGGCAAAGAAAGCCTTCCCAGCCGCTTCATCGATCCGGTACAGCCGGCCGAGGACCCAAGCGGATGGAAGCGCCCGGGCGGCCGCTTCACGCCATTCGGGATTCGTCGCGTCCGCCACGGCCAGAACCTGCGCCGAAGTCCTGGCCCCGCCCGTGCGCTCCTGCGTGGACGCCAATCCGGCGAGACCGGCGAAGGGCAGCGCCAGCACGGCCGCCATCGCCAAACGGAGCCGATGCGGCGCCATTATTCCACCGGGACCACGCGAAGCGGCGTCCGATAGGGCTCGACACGCAGATTACCCTGGGCCTGCACGCTGATCTTCGCGAACGGCGCCTGTTCAAGCTCGCCATCCTTGGCTTTGCGAACCGCATAGCGCCAGACCGTGATCGCGCCGCGCTCCCGAAGCGCCTTGCCGATCGCCGTAGCGTCGTTACCGAGCGAGGCGTCTTCCTTCGTCAGCGCGGCGACGATCTCGTCCTTCTCGCTGACGAAGGTGAAGAGCCTAGCGCCCTGCTCGGCGGAGAGCGCGGGGTTGAGGGTGGCCGTGATAACTCCCGCGAGGACGGCGACGGCGACGACGCGGCGGTTGATGGGGGTGGGCATTGGCGATCCTTTCAAGGCTGATCCGCCTGCACTCTGCCCGTGTTCCGTTTCGCGCGCTTTTCACCCATGTGTCATGAATGTTCAAACATGACCGAACTACTTGGCCATGACCGAACTACTTTGGCCATGACCGGACTACTTGGCCTCGGCGTCGATCCTCACCCTCTGCAGGAGAGCCGGGTAGGTGTTCACAATGTCCGACAGATCAGCCATGTCGAGCCCGATCCCATGCGCTTGGATTGTCACGTCGAGGTTTTTTCTCGAACCGCTGGCGAGCGCCCCCACGGCGTCGGCCATTGCCGTTACGGATGGTGACGCGGCGAGCGCGCCGCTCACCATGGCCTTGGCCTTCTCCGCGAGGACTTCCCTGGCCGTGGCGGGGTCTCCGCCCTGAAGCCGCGTGACATAGCGAGCGACCAGATCGCCAAGGCCCGAATCAATGACCGCAATGGTTACGAACTTGACCGCAAGATCCGAAACCGCCGAGCGCGCTTCATGGGTATCCGCAGAGAACAAGGCCTTGCCCACGTTTGCGATCTCGCCGCCGAGGAATATGCCCCCGAGTTCCCGCCCTGTAAGCGACAGCTCACGGATACTGATCGTTTCGTCGCTCTCGTTCCACATCGCGGCAACGCGCATCGTGCCGTTGAAGCGTGTCAGGCCCGCCGCCCGCAAAGCAGCGGCTCCTGGCCCCGTAACGGTTTCCGGCAGATCAAACTTGATACCGATGCTATCAACGTCGATCGAAGTGGGAATGGCGTTGCGATAATTCCCAAGCTTGGCATCGAAGCTCAAAATCTCCAGCCTCTGCCGGTTCCCCGGATCGCTGGAAAGCGGGAGGGAGAACAACGCATCCTCGAATGAAAAGCCCTCGACGGCAGGGATCAGCGCGCGGAAGTTCGCGACCAGCCAATCGGTTTTGATCTCCGCGGGTGCGTCCTTCAACACGGTGATGAAACGTGTCAGATCGGTCGGCTTCAGGATGACCTCGCGGATGGAGGCCACCGGCTCACCGGCGAGCCTGACCGAAAGGCCTTCCATGGCGACTGTGGGGTCGACGCCACCATGCATGGCCCCCAGCGTCACTCCCTTGATATCGATGGCCGTCTCGGGCACGCCGGCAATCCTGGCCTCGCAGTGGTAGTCCTGAAGATGCGCATCATCCGCCTCGAAACCATTGAGAAGGCTCCGGTAGGCGGGCAGGAGCCACCCAAGCGTCCCGGTGCCCGCTGCGTTCTGTGCCTTCCCAGTTTCGGATATCGGCGCGGCTGAAGCGAGTAATGATGAACTAGGCCGAACCCTTATCGCGCCCATTACGATCGCGCCGATCGTGCAGCTGACGCCCCGCGACGTGATGGTGCCGCTGGCAGCCGTCGTTTTCGCTGCGATATCCTGAATTCGGGTCGCATCGCCCTGCCCGGTCCCGCCGTAGAGCGCCAGCAAGGCCTCGATATCGACATCGCGGATCGCGACATTCTCGAGTTTGGCGCCCCCTGCCTGCGTTGCCCAGCCGATACGTCCGATTGTGACATTGCCAGCGCGCCCAGCCCGGACATCCTCCAGCGCAATACTAGTCAGGCTGAGCCCCATTGAGCCGCCCTGCCCTTTCCCATCGCCAGGAGCCGCGAACGTTACGCTTATCTGGGGGATTGAAATGCGCTTCGCATGGATCGCCGTGATTGCGCGAGCGCCGCGCGCGCCGCTGTTCAGCATGGCTTTCAGCCGCTCCCCCGACAGATTGATGCCGGGCAGCGCGATCGTCGGAAGCGACAGCGAAGAGGGGAAGCCATCTGGGGTGGGATTGACTTGCGCGGTCGTCGGCCGCTGTTGGGCATCAGCCCTGCCGGAAACGAGCGTGGCCTGAGCGGCGCTGATTGCCGCCAGCGCGATGACGACGCCACGCAACGCCCTGCGTATTCCCATGACGCTTCCCTTTCTCAAGCGGACACGCCGTTAGAAGGCAAGATCATATATTCGCAGATATGGCTCCGAAGAGAGAGAAAGACAGAGGACGTACGCGCTGCAACCGAGCGGTCTCGACGGTCGCCTCTGGTACAACACGGCATTAAGCCTTTTGATGCCGGCGCCACCGTCCGGGGGTAGTTCACCACTATGCATACCCGGTCTTGAAGGGCCCAACCCGTGGGATGGCCGACAGGTCGGCCATCCCTGGACGAACTCGACATGAGGAGGAGGAGGTGACCGTCCGGCAAAACTTGCCGCCACGATGGCGGCGATAGCGGCTCGTTCGGAAAGGAGGTTCCCGTCGCTCCAACGCGTCAACGCACGCTATCAAAGACAGCACGGGTTTCGGTGAGCCAGACTCCGTCTAGTTTCTTGACCGTCTCCAGTACCCGCCGCATCGCGGCAGCACCGGACGGCGTGCCGACCACAAATGGATGGATGCCGATCGCAACCACGGTGGCTTCGCGCTCAGGGTCGGCGCGCGCCTCACGTGCGAGCTCGGAGATATAGTCGATCCAAAGCTTCTCGAGACCCACGGGCTCCATGCCTCGGGTCAGATAATGGCCCATGTCGACCGTGACAGCCGGATAGGGAATTTGCAGCAAAGGATCTGAAGGCGTCGTCAACCGGGTGAGGATATCGGAATCCATGCCGTCCAGCGTGTAGCGGATGCCTTCTGCCGCGCTCGCCGAGAACGTATCGGCATTCGGATAGACGCTGGGGCTCGACCAGCCGATCGGCCGCTCCCCGGTGTCATGCGCGATCAGATCCAGGGTCTGCCTGATATAGGCCTGCTGCGCCGGTATCCCCTCGTTCAACGGAAGCAATTGCGTCGTGTTGTTCATGCCGTGGCCGAGGATCGGCGCGTCGGGGACATTGGCGCGCAGCTCCCGCCAGGCCTCGGGATAGCTTGAAGGGAAGAGCGCGTTCAGCGCGAGGGTCAGCGGCACCTTCTGCTCCGCGAATAGCCGGCCAACCCGGGGCAGTCCCCATTCGATGGCATATTGCCGGAAGGCGCCGTTCACGGCGTCCGGATTTCGCGAGGTCATGTCGGCGCGCAGGCTCGGGCCATTTCCGGGCCCCCACACTTCGACATAGAGGACGAAGATCACAGCGACCTTCTTGCCGTTTGGCCAGGCTTTGACATGAACCGCCTCACGCGGCAGGTCGGTCAGCCAGTCGCGGCTCGCCTGCGCAAACGCGTCTGCCCCGGTAACAAACATCAAAGCCGTGGCCGCAAGCGCAGCCAGGCATTGGCGACGAGAGCGTCTCCCAGACATGCGCCTTCCTCCCGCGCTGGGGCCTTCCAGCGTCTGTGCGAACGCGCCGGCATGCCCGGTCGCGAACTGGGCGCAGGCCCCCTGTCCATTGACGCGCCCCTCCTTTCCAGGCGCGCCTGTTCACGAGTGACAGGCGCGGCGGGACGCGAGGCGTCAGCTGGACGGCCGAATGCCGCTCAGGGCAGATCCGCCAAGGAGGCAGGACCAGGGCCGGGTGTGATCAGCGTCGGCCATTGATTGGACCCGAAAGGCACCTTGGGCGGCAGGTGGGTCGTGATGCCCCGCGCCTTGGTTTCCGCGACAATACTGTCACGGGCATCACCTCCCATGAGCTCATAGTCCATCAGATAGCGGCTGCCGAAGAAGGTTTCACCCACCGTCCGGTCCGCGATGATGCGCGTCAACGACTCGAGCATGTCCTGCGGCGTCGAGGTGAAGGAAACGGTCTCGATCAGGATCAGCCGTGAGTTGATGTCCTCCGGCGAGAAGAACTGGGCGAGCACGCTGTACAGCACGTTGTTCTGCCGCGCGACATAGATCGTGTTGCTGGCGGCATAGACCTTGCTCCAGTCGTCGCCGAGCTCTTTCTTCCAGTCCGCCAGCACACCCATCCAGTGCTTCACCTGCGTGTCGGCTGCCCAGCGTATGTTGAGCTTCAGGCGGTTTTTCTGGTTCGCTGCGAAAGTCTGCACCTCCGCGAAGCTGACAACCTTGCCATCCGCCACCTTGTCGATGAAGGCGATATTTTCCGCGATCAGTTCGCGATTATTGGCACGCCATTCCTCGGGCATGCTGGTCTTGTCGAGGCTGTCCAGAGCCGCTTTCAGCCGCACCCGATAGGCGAGAAGCGAAGGCTGGAAGGAACCGTCATTCTGCTTGCCGATATGGGGCCCTGCGACGACACCGAGTGCCATAACGCTGTGACCGATCGACTTCAGAAGCTGGTAAACATCGGGTACCTGTGGCGCCTCAAGAGGTGGCTTGCCCGGCCGATAGAGGATGAAGCGGCCGCCAGCGCCAGAGAATAACCCGAGGATGACCGGGTGTTGCGACAGAATGCTGGCCTGCACGAGCTTGCTGGCGTCGCCATAGAGCTGGAACATGCCGTTGTTGAGCGCGATGACGTTCTGCTTGGCGGTCTCGGCCGCGTCGGGGACCTTGGCGCCCACGATCACGTCCATATAGCCGGGGATGCCCGATTGGCTTTGTGCCCAGGCGGATCCCATCCCGACGCTGCACAGCACCGCCGAAAGCATGGCACAGCGTAAAGTCTTCACGTAAGTCATCGACGTTTCCCCAGCGCTAGATCGCGAGAAGCTGTTTAGCTTTCGAAGAAAATTATCCAGTAGAATAAAATGCCCTGAAGCATCCGGCGCATTCCGGTCGCGATCCCGGCTATGGACAGGCGGCCCCACTTTTGACCCAGGCCTCGACGAGGGCCTTTGCTTCCTTCTGTGTGCCTGGAGCGGGCGTGCGCCCGACGCCCGGTGACCACGCCCAGCCGACAAGGCCGTCGTCGCCGATGTGATGCACGATGTCGGGGAGCGACATGCCGCCATTGCGCGCGGGATCCTTCATCTGCACGCAGATTTCCCCGAGTGTCTTGCCCTCCCAGACCATCTCGACCGGAGCCATCGCCCAGGGGTCGTGGCCAGGCATGCGGGCCGGATCGAAATTGTCCTTCTGGTGGCAGGTCGCGCAGCGCATCGCCGGCAGTCCCATGCCGTCGGCGCCACGGAACACCGGCGGCTGGTGCGGACGCTGGTTGTCCCCCTGTCGCGGACGATCGCCGGCGGAATGGCAATTCATGCAGCGCGGGCTCATGATCACCTTGCCGATCTCGCCGAACAGCGCCACGGAGCGCGCGCGCTCGTCAGCGATGCTCGCGAAGCTCTCCGGCGGTGCGAGCGTGTTCGCGGGCGCGCCGCGCACCGAATGGGCCGCGACGAAACCAGCGGCCAGGCTCACCGCCACGGTGGCCAGAACATGGACCGAGAAGCGCGAGATCGAGATCATCGCCGATCGCCCTTGAGAGGAGGTTCCGACCCGCCGGCGGCGCTGGTCTCGGCCCGGAGGTAGCGGGCCGGTTCGGCGAGGATCACGTCACGGACGGCCTGGTGGTAGCGCACATAGCCGGTACAGCGGCACAAATGCCCGTCGAGCGCCTCGAGGATGGTCTGCTCGAGTTCGGCGCGTGGGATGGGGGTGGCCGCGAGGCGCTCCAGCAGCACCTGCCCTTCATTGAGAAAGCCGGCGGTGCAGTAGCCGCACTGGAAAGAGAAATGCTCGATGAAGGCGGTCTGCAGCGGCGTGAGCTTGCTGCCGGCCGCGTGGCCTTCCACCGTGCGGATACGCCTGCCGTTGAAATTGACCGCCGGCACGACGCAGGTCGGATTGGTGTGGCTTGTACCGTCCGGCTCGTCGACGATGACGACGCAGCTCAGGCATTGGGCGGCGCCGCAGCCGAACTTGGTGCCCGTCATGCCGAGCACCTCGCGCAGGAAGTCGTTCATCGACAGGTCGTCGCGAACCTCGATTGGACCGTGCGCACGGCCATTGATCGTCAGGGAAAGGGCGGTCACGTCAGAACCCTCTTCAGCATATCCGGCGTGACGGGCAGCGACTGGAACCGGTGGCCTGTCGCGTCATGGATGGCATTGAGCAGGGCCGGCACGACGGGGATCATGATGACCTCAGCCATGCCCTTGGGCTGCTCTTTAGGCGAGACCGGAGGCAGCACCTCGATCTCCAGGTTATGCAGCGGCACATCGGAGGCGCGCGCGACGACATAATCGCCGAGATTCCAGCGTCCGTTACCTGGTCCCTCCTCGAAGGGCGGCAGGGTTTCGAGCAGCGTGTAGCCGACGCCCATCGCAAATCCGCCCTGCGCCTGCCCCTGGACCAACTCGGGCACGAGCACCTCGCCGCATTCGAACACGCTGTAGGCATCGGCAACGCGGACAGTCCCGCTCGCCGGCGTAATCTCAATGCGCACCGCCGTACCGCAGGATGACGTGAACGCGGTGCCGATGCGGTTGTAATCCGTCGGCGGGAAGAAGACGAAGCTGCGGTCCAGCACGGTGAACGCACCATTCCCGCGGCGGACCGCCAGCGCATCGATATCCGCAGCCCAGTTCATGCCGCCAAGCGGGAATGCCGCCTGTGCCCAGGCCCAACGCGAAAAGGCATGCGCCATCGCCCCGGTGACATCGCCCCGCTGATGGGCCCTCGCCGCGACATCTGCCTGGGCGAGCGGCGGCAGGCCGGACAGGATGAGCTCGCTGCCCTGCCAGAAAGCCTCCTCGAACAAGAACTCGCGCGGATCGCCGGTCTTGATGCCCCACAAGTCCAGCGCCGCCGGCCACAACCCGAAGCGAAAGACGACACGCGCTGCCTGCGCCGCCGCCTGCGTGCCGACATGCGCGCCGATGGAGGCGCTTGTGGCGGACGAGATCTCCGGCACCCAGCGCGGATCCTTTGCCGCCGCGTCCTGTTCGGCCTGGCTCATTGTGTAGGGATCGCCTGATGTGACGAGGCCCAGCTCGTCGAACATGTTGATCCGCGCGACATTCACGGTATCGGCCGTTCGCCCGAGGATCGCGGCGACGCGCCGGGCGATCGCGGTGCCGATGCCGTTGCCCATCTCGACGGCGTCGGCATGAATAAAGATGGCGCCGTCGGGCGCGACCTCCACCCGGCCGAGCGAGCAGTCGGCGCCGGTACCGTAGTCCTTGGTGCAGCAGGCAACCCCTGTGCCCACCAGCACGCCCTTGCCCGCGGCCTTCCGTGCGGCGCGATCTCGCCAGATGGGGTGAGCGGCGAGCTTGTCCAGGATCTCCGGCGTCCGCACCGAGACGGTCCACGGATTGCCCGTCATGGTGCGGCCGCCGGTCTTGAGGAGATTGCGCCGCCGAAGCTCGATCGGGTCGATCTTCAAGGCGCTGGCCGCCTCGTCGATCAAGGTCTCCAGCGCGGTGAGCGTCTGCAACGTGCCATAACCGCGCATCGACCCGGCGGTCACACCGCGCGTGTGTTCCGCGACCGTGGTCACGTCCACCTTGGGAATGTCGTAGATACCAATGGCGGCGGTCGCGCCGACGACCGCGACGCTTGCCGAATAATTGGCGAGGCCGCCGCCGTCGAGAACATGATCAGCGGCGAAAGCCAGCATCTTTCCGGTCGCGCGGTCGATAGCGATCTGCGAGCGCATCTGGAACGCGTGCCGCTTGATACCGCCTTGAAACTGCTGGAAGCGGTCATGGGCAAGGCGGACGGGACGGCCAGGCAGGAACATCGCCGCGAGCGCGACATAAAGGGGAAAGGGCGTGTGGTCGCGCCCGCCGAACCCGCCACCGATCGAGGCGAACCGCGCGTTGATGCGGGCGGGCTTGAAGCCGGGTTGCGCTTCACCCAACAAAAAGGCGACCGAACTGGCAGCCTCGAAGGGCGATTGCACGCCGAGCAGGATGTCCAGCGTCCGCGAACCCGGCTCATACCAGGCGAGCCCGCTTTCCGGCTCGAGGAACATCGGGTCGATCGATTGCGTCTCGAAGCTCCGGTCGAGCACGAACAGGCCCGGCGCCGGCGTCGCGAGAGACTGGCGGATCTCCTCGCCATAGGCCGCGCCCTTCGCATAGTTGCCGCCCTGCGCCATGGGAAGCGGCTTCCAGATCGGGCGCCCGGAACTCTCCGTGAAGCCGGGGCCGACCCAGCCTTCCTGGACTGGGGAATATACGTCGGGCGCGTTCGGGGTCGGGCCGGCGATCCGGGTAAAACGGAGCGCGGCGTAGTTGGGTTGCTTGATCGGCCCGGTCTCGGCGCCGAACCGCAACAGATTGCCATTGCGAAACGCGGTGCGCGCCCTGTCGTAGGCATCGAAGCTGGTAAACAGCAGAAGCGCCACAGGCTGGCCGAGATATAGCGGCGTCTGTCCCGCGGGGCAAAAGAGATCCCCGGTATAGAAAGCCGGCACCTGCACGCCCGCCTTGACGAGATCCTCCGCCGTCACCACCACCGTTGGCCGGGACGCCGCATCGAGCGCGGCAAGATCGATGCCCTGATAGATACGCGTGGCATCGGGGACGCGGACCAGGAGGGCATGGGCCGTCTCCGCGGGCCAGCCGGGCATGTCGGCGGCGCGGAAATCGGAGGGATAGAGCTTGGCCCCCGTCACCTTGGCGAAGCCGTCGACCCGCCCCTTGGGCGGGAACTGCGAAGCCTGGCCACCTGCGGCCGCCGTCTCTGGAGAACCCGGGGCCTGTGCGCCAGCGAAGCGGCTCATGCTTAGCATGATGCCGCTCACGGTGCCCCATTTAAGAAACTCGCGCCGCGAGGGATGCATGACTTCGCGATCCTGGGAAGATACAAGGGACGAGGGCAAAACGGTCCGTCTTCCGCTCGAAACGCAAAAGCCCGGACGTTTATTCTTCTGCTGGACTGATTCTAGCGAATGACGAAGTCTGGAGCGCTTGGCCAAGCGGCGCCCCGCTTCGACAAGTCGCTCTTGGATCCCAACTTCGCGCCATTATCGCAATCGGCGAAAGAATGGGCGCGTCCAACCCGTGATTTTATACCTGTCATAACCTATTCGCTGCCCCCCGCATCGAATCTGTACTGCGTTTATATAATTTTATATGATCGCCGAAATGACACTCTGGAAGCCCCGTAGCCGCCGATACGGGAGTACTATTTTTACTTTCCCGTGGCATCCGGCGCGACGATTCCCGACACTATCTGGAATAGCTCTAGCAAACCTAAAGTGGTAGTGCCTATTCCCCCATTTGAGGGATAATCGTTAATCCTAGCTGAGAATTTGGAGCTGCCGGTTTCGCAGCTTCCAACGCAATTGACGCGGGTCCGCCACGAGATCGATAGAAATTGAGCCTAGCAGCGAGATCTATCGATGCCCCCCGTCGCCCATCTGAAAGCGCCTTAACAGAGTGGTGTGGGAACTGACACCGAAATGGCTGTAAACAGCCTTCTGATATTGGGCGACAGTATATTCGGAAAGCGCGAGGCTGGCGGCCATTTCCTTGCGCGTGCGGCCATCGAGCAGGAGATTGAGCACGAGCCGGAGCCGTGGAGAGAGCCGTGGAACGGTAACCCCCCGGTCCGTCGGCCATCCCTGTTCGTGCAGCCAGGGCAATTCACTGAGGAGGATATGGGCTATCCTGGCCTCGCGTTCGGAGAACGCAGGATCGTCCCGGCGTCGGAAAAGAGAAATGGTGCTGACAGCGCCTTTGTCGATGGGGCGAAGCGAGAACATAAATGGGCCGATATCCGCGTCGCAGAGGTAGGCATTCACGCCGGAGCCAGTGAAGGTGGCCTCATCGACGATCTGCTGCCGGGCACGCGTGATGTGAGACGCTTTCTGGCGCAATTCCTCGAGAAGCTTCTCGGAGGTCCAAGCCATGTCGGGATGTCCGGCCGCCAGGATCAGCCGGGCGTAGCGCTCGTCATCGAAGCCGCCATGCGCCAGGCCGAGGTAAATAGGCTGCTCGCCAGGCTGGGCTGCGCAGCCAAGGCTCCAGGTCCATGAATCGGCCTTGACGAGCTGGCAGATCCCCTCCACGAGCAGCCGCTTCACACCGGAAAAATCGCGCCGGGAGGCGATGACGTCACCAAGCAATTTGACAATGTCACGCACATCCGTCTCGGAGAGCACGGCCGCAGGATCGGAGGATGACAGCGTGATGTCAGGGTTCATGCGGCGCCCAGTAACGGATCGGTGGATACTGTTCAGTCCCCAATAAGCCTTGGAGCGCCAAACAGTTCCATCCGTGACGTTAGGGACGGCCAGTCACCGGGTCAATCTCGACGGCCGGGCGACGGGTTTTGGAGGGCCGCAACCGCCTGATGTGGTTAATCCACTGGGACCGACCCGGCTTTTCTTCGCAGCCGCGTGCCGCGCCGGCGATCGCTATCGCGGCCGTGGTGCCGGCGTCTCACGCGGCTTAGCCGGCCGCCGGCGTCTCACGCTCGACCATAAGGATATGGTCAAAGACGAGGACGATCTCGCCGTTCTGGTTCAGCACCTGGCCGCGCTCGACCACGCGGCCCACGTTCGGCCGCTTCGGATCCTCGGACTTCTCGGCGATGGTGAGCCGTGTGTGGATGGTGTCGCCGATGAACACCGGCTTGACGAAACGCATGCGGTCATAGCCATAGGTAAAGGCGGCCGGGTTGATGACGGAGGCCGTGAGCCCGACGCCGATGGTGAAAATCATCGTTCCGTGGGCGATACGCCGCCGGAAGGGTGTCGTCTTCGCAAATTCCTCGTCCATATGATGAGGAAAGAAATCGCCGGAATGGCCGGCATGGACCACGAAATCCGTTTCCGTTATGGTCCGACCGTGGGTCTTACGTTCAGCGCCGATTACGTAATCGTCGAAATACTGTGTCGTCATTTCCGATCCCTATCGTTTTATTGCTTCCGTCTGAATTCAGCGCCCTCACAGCGCAGGACAATCGAGAAAATTTCGGCGGCTACGGATCGCTCCTTCGGATCGCCAATCTGACGGAATGGCCCTTCAGAATGAGGACGGCGCCTTTCGCGAGCGGTCTTTCTGCCGTGCCTCGTCCAGCCAACGTTGGTAGTCGCCGGCACCAATCGCTTTGGAAATCTCCTCCGCCACGGTCCTAACCCGCTCGCGGGCACTCGCCACATCCTGGCGCAGGGCCGGCACCGCAAGAAAGGGCATCGCAAGGACAGCAGCCACCTCGCCGCGCACGTTGAAGATCGGCCAGCAGATGTCGACGACGGCATCGAGCCATTCGCCCACCACTTCCTCGTAGCCTTTCATCCGGATTTGCTCGAGCCGTGCGGCGAGATCATCCCGCGCAGGTCGCCGCTCAGCCTTGCCCGTGGTCTCGCTGTTGAGAAGCTCCGCATAGCCCAGCGCCAGCATGACGCGGCCCGAGGCGGTCGAGGCGAAATCGTAGCGCGTGCCCGAGCGCACGAAGAGCCCGGCCTGGCCCGGCGATTCGACACCCAGGATGACGAGCATCTCACCCTGGTCGGCGACCGAAAGGTGGCAGGACTGAAGCAGCTCGCCCGCCAGCGCCCGCATCAACGGCAGCGCCATGTCGATGAGGCGCTTGTTCGGCGGATAGCCGTGCGCCAGCTCGAACAGCCGCGACGACAATTGGTAGCTGTCATCCTTCAGCCGGGTGATCCAACCGCGACGGTGGAGCACGGTAAGAATGCGGAAGAGCTCGCTCGCCGACCGCCCGAGACTTTGGGCAATTCCGCTCAGGCTGACAGGCTGGTCCTGCACCGCCAGGAACTCGATGACGTCGAGGCTCTTCTCCAGAGCCGGCACGGTGTAGGTGCGGCCGCTGCCGCCACCGCCATCGTCCTCGGCTTCCTCGACGCCTTTTCGCATGCTCTTGACAGACTTCATCATGACATCCTAGGTTTGCCATATAAAAATTGTTTTCACCAATAAAAATACGCAGCCGACCCCAAGTGGGCGCCTGCATTCCTGGGAGGGCCATATGTCTATAAAGGCATTGATGTCGGCTGTTGGGATCTCTATCGCACTCGTCGGCGCAGCAGCAGCGCAGGACTACAAGCTCCGCTTCGCGACGTCGGTCGCGAATACGGAGGAGGCCTCCTACAAGGAGATGCAGGCCCTCGCTGCGCGCGTCAAAGAGCGCTCGAAGGGAAAGCTTGAACTGCAGCTTTTCCCGGCCGAACAGCTCGGCGCACAGAAGAAGGTCAACGAGATGATCTCTTCCGGCGCCAATATCATGAACATGACGGACTACGGCCAGCTTGGTCAGTTTGTCCCGGACGCGGGCGTGCTCGCCGGGCCCTATATCTTCGGCAGCCTGGGCGAAGCCGAGAAGCTGTTCGCCTCGCCGGTGTTCGGGGAGGTCTCGGGCAAGCTGGAGCAGAAGGGCATCAAGGTCATCATGGCTAACGGCCTGTTCGGCGCGCGCCA
Proteins encoded in this region:
- a CDS encoding Acyl dehydratase, giving the protein MTTQYFDDYVIGAERKTHGRTITETDFVVHAGHSGDFFPHHMDEEFAKTTPFRRRIAHGTMIFTIGVGLTASVINPAAFTYGYDRMRFVKPVFIGDTIHTRLTIAEKSEDPKRPNVGRVVERGQVLNQNGEIVLVFDHILMVERETPAAG
- a CDS encoding Transcriptional regulator, IclR family, producing the protein MKSVKSMRKGVEEAEDDGGGGSGRTYTVPALEKSLDVIEFLAVQDQPVSLSGIAQSLGRSASELFRILTVLHRRGWITRLKDDSYQLSSRLFELAHGYPPNKRLIDMALPLMRALAGELLQSCHLSVADQGEMLVILGVESPGQAGLFVRSGTRYDFASTASGRVMLALGYAELLNSETTGKAERRPARDDLAARLEQIRMKGYEEVVGEWLDAVVDICWPIFNVRGEVAAVLAMPFLAVPALRQDVASARERVRTVAEEISKAIGAGDYQRWLDEARQKDRSRKAPSSF
- a CDS encoding hypothetical protein (Evidence 5 : Unknown function); the protein is MTKSGALGQAAPRFDKSLLDPNFAPLSQSAKEWARPTRDFIPVITYSLPPASNLYCVYIILYDRRNDTLEAP
- a CDS encoding hypothetical protein (Evidence 5 : Unknown function), which translates into the protein MERQTVPSVTLGTASHRVNLDGRATGFGGPQPPDVVNPLGPTRLFFAAACRAGDRYRGRGAGVSRGLAGRRRLTLDHKDMVKDEDDLAVLVQHLAALDHAAHVRPLRILGLLGDGEPCVDGVADEHRLDETHAVIAIGKGGRVDDGGREPDADGENHRSVGDTPPEGCRLRKFLVHMMRKEIAGMAGMDHEIRFRYGPTVGLTFSADYVIVEILCRHFRSLSFYCFRLNSAPSQRRTIEKISAATDRSFGSPI
- a CDS encoding Regulatory LuxR family protein, yielding MNPDITLSSSDPAAVLSETDVRDIVKLLGDVIASRRDFSGVKRLLVEGICQLVKADSWTWSLGCAAQPGEQPIYLGLAHGGFDDERYARLILAAGHPDMAWTSEKLLEELRQKASHITRARQQIVDEATFTGSGVNAYLCDADIGPFMFSLRPIDKGAVSTISLFRRRDDPAFSEREARIAHILLSELPWLHEQGWPTDRGVTVPRLSPRLRLVLNLLLDGRTRKEMAASLALSEYTVAQYQKAVYSHFGVSSHTTLLRRFQMGDGGHR
- a CDS encoding CO/xanthine dehydrogenase Mo-binding subunit translates to MHPSRREFLKWGTVSGIMLSMSRFAGAQAPGSPETAAAGGQASQFPPKGRVDGFAKVTGAKLYPSDFRAADMPGWPAETAHALLVRVPDATRIYQGIDLAALDAASRPTVVVTAEDLVKAGVQVPAFYTGDLFCPAGQTPLYLGQPVALLLFTSFDAYDRARTAFRNGNLLRFGAETGPIKQPNYAALRFTRIAGPTPNAPDVYSPVQEGWVGPGFTESSGRPIWKPLPMAQGGNYAKGAAYGEEIRQSLATPAPGLFVLDRSFETQSIDPMFLEPESGLAWYEPGSRTLDILLGVQSPFEAASSVAFLLGEAQPGFKPARINARFASIGGGFGGRDHTPFPLYVALAAMFLPGRPVRLAHDRFQQFQGGIKRHAFQMRSQIAIDRATGKMLAFAADHVLDGGGLANYSASVAVVGATAAIGIYDIPKVDVTTVAEHTRGVTAGSMRGYGTLQTLTALETLIDEAASALKIDPIELRRRNLLKTGGRTMTGNPWTVSVRTPEILDKLAAHPIWRDRAARKAAGKGVLVGTGVACCTKDYGTGADCSLGRVEVAPDGAIFIHADAVEMGNGIGTAIARRVAAILGRTADTVNVARINMFDELGLVTSGDPYTMSQAEQDAAAKDPRWVPEISSATSASIGAHVGTQAAAQAARVVFRFGLWPAALDLWGIKTGDPREFLFEEAFWQGSELILSGLPPLAQADVAARAHQRGDVTGAMAHAFSRWAWAQAAFPLGGMNWAADIDALAVRRGNGAFTVLDRSFVFFPPTDYNRIGTAFTSSCGTAVRIEITPASGTVRVADAYSVFECGEVLVPELVQGQAQGGFAMGVGYTLLETLPPFEEGPGNGRWNLGDYVVARASDVPLHNLEIEVLPPVSPKEQPKGMAEVIMIPVVPALLNAIHDATGHRFQSLPVTPDMLKRVLT